GAAGTTGCCGTTACTCTTCTGTTGTTCCCCCGCCCCAAAATCCGTCGGAATTCCGAAGTTGCAGTACTCACTATTTTTTCCAGCGAAGATGTCGTAAAAAGTGAGCCTTTACACCCCGAGGCATCCTTCGCCATATCCCGTACCCTTCAGCCTCCGTCTTTGATCCACTACCCTCGGAATCTACCTCCTCCGTGTTATTGCAATTATCGCTCTCAGACATGAATTCACCTTCGACACCTACCTCGGAATCTACTTCCTGTTTCTCCACCGAATCCGGAATCCAGTCCCCTCTTTCTTCTTCAACCTAAATTCTAAAACGTTTCCTATCTTCAATAATGATAACTTcttcttcaatccttttaaccgAGTCTGTAAGAACGCAAAAGCTTTCTGAAGTTAAAATGTTATCCTCCGGTTGCCTTTGAGAGGCATGGATAACCTTACCAAACCGTCTCCCCACCTAGTCGAAAATTTCGTTTTCAGACAAATGGAGAGGTACTCCGTGTATGTTCAGTCACGCCAATCACTCGAAAGCAACCGATTGTCCCCTCCAAATCTCCACAATATCGAACCACCCGAAGCCTGAAGAATCGGCTCTACATCTATCCGCCTCTGAAGATGACTTAAAGACCAGTAAGATATTCAATCCTCCAATATATTTAATCAACGCATCCCCATAATTTGCTTCCTTCAGTAAGATATATATCTTTCTAAGCGTCCACAAATCTTTCACTTTGCCGACAATTGCCTTTCCATGTAGATCACCATAAGCTTTAACGTACCCGAAAACCACTACCTCCTTCATACTAGTCGAACCGTTAACCTTACCTGCCACTATTTCAGCGTAAGATCTACTATTGGAAAAGAAGTTGCCAATGTTACCTTCCTGCTTATTGAAGGTATGTTGATAACCTCCCTGTTCCATGTCAAACTGACCCATCTTCTTCCCCATATGCACCTTGTTACCTCTTCCCATTTCATTCTCCATAACAAACCTAGCCACGTTGATGATAGGTCTATAGTTACCCATCCAAATGTTTCTCATCTCCTTCTCTAATTCCACCGCATCTTTCACCCATTTGAAACTTGCAAATCCGAAGCGATACCCCCGTTTGTCTCTCTTCCTAGCTATATAAACACCCTCGACTGTCCCAAAAGCTCCTAAAGCTACCGAGATATCCTCCGAACTACATCTCTCCTGAAGCCTCGAGACATAGAATTTTGTTATACCGCTGGTTCCTGATCTATAGCTCTGGCCGTCCATGTCTGCCGTTCACACCTGCCGGAAGTCCTCTGTTGTTAGTCACTTTTTTTGGTCCTCCAGATATTCCTCAATACATAATTAAAATTATGAGGGTATAGCTAAAGTTAGTAgaatgtagtttttttttttaaatcaaagtaggttttaaaaaaaaaattaagattcttaaataaaataaattaggTGAGAGACACAATACAATGATTAAATCATTAGTTATTTAATGAATCAGATTTATCCAATAAGGTTAGGAgtgagaaacaaaaaaaaaaataatcaaaaatactATTTTGTTAAATAGTTGTCTAAcaacactattttggtaaatagtttttcCAACAAGGTCattatagaaaaaaaaacattgtaTAATAATAAGGTTTAAtcactaattatataaaaaaatcgtCACTAATTCGATGATTACCGATAGCCATCATAAATCGGGAAAAGCACGCGTCGCGCGTAAGACTTGATAGTTGGTTATGGTTGCTGAAACGCCTTTATATTATTTGTTATCATAATAAGGTTTAATcactaattatatatatatatacatatatatatatatatatatatatatatatatatttggctaggaaggataggaagcaataggattatgatatgtgacaaaatttaaaaataaagggAATGAtattttagtcaattttatcAAATCTTCTTCCTTATTCTCTCcctgtaacttcaaaacccacaatttcaAAACCCAACGTCTTCgaccttttcttcactttctatctcaataataactacattatagtgtgattttcgtcaccaatcaatgattcaaacactcaATCAACGTGTTGTTCAactttttttgaagaaacccagcTTACaatacaatatctcatttttcCGTGATTTTGAAGCGATTCATTCGATTCGATCActgataagtgtttctagcaTTCAAATTTCGTTAGTCGTTGAAGAAATCTGAATAAATCGActtcgatctatgtaagaaaattttgaattgcatttttacaatctgggtttttgaattgagtcattgcgttttacaaaggaatgaaaaaaaaaacatttttttttgtattttcagtccattgcgtttcaTAAACAAtacattttattgtgtttttaatccattgcgttttaggtaaaacacattgtttatgtttttagtccattccgttttagaaaaaagactttttttgtgttttctggccattgcgttttagaaaaaatgtgttttttggTCATtgcgttttttaaaaaaaaaaaaaagacattttttgTGTTTCCTTTatcattgcattttagaaaaaagacatttctttgtgttttctagccattgcgttttagaaataaagtgttttctggccattgtgttttagaaaaaaaaaagatttttttttgtgttttctggttattgcgttttagaaaaaagatatttctttgtgttttctggccattgcgttttataaataaaacatttctttgtgtgccattgcgttttacaaaaagaaagacatttttttgtgtttttcagctattgcgttttagaaataacacatttcttttgtgtttttttgtcTATTGTATTTTAGAAACAAGGCACTTCTTTGTATTTTTTGTCAATCGCATTTtagaaaaaaatcatttttttatgcTTTTTGTCCATTGCATTTTACGCATCtaggtttttgaattttttttcaaaaatatagaaATAGtgtactcgttttaaagataaaaaaaaaacgctcgttttttggtacaatttttataaaaaaaaatataatgacgtatgaaagagttattaatgtttaaaaaacTTGGGGAgggattggaggagagagaaactattgcttTAGATTGACTAGAATACCCCTACACAAACTCACACGCCTCCTccattttttattaattataccCATTTAATCCAAACCCTTGATTAATCAATTGAGGGTCAAGATTAATTTCTAGCTTTCCTAGCCAAAAAAATTCCTAGTATAttctgaccctatatatatattacttAATGAATTATAAAGAAATGTTTCTTTATATATGTTCGAAGATAAACActgtatataaatatatacacacataaaaTTACCCATTGTATCATATAGTTGATTTATGAATGCTTGTGGTACAATATCATATATATGTTAATATTAATGGATGCTTGAGTCTTATAGTATTACTATGCAGCCTGTGTATTGGGGGGATATTTCAATGATAGATGCTGAGAGAAGATTGCTAGCAAACGCGCTCCTTGATCCCTCAAatcaaagatttgtgttactatCCGACTCATGCATTCCATTGTTTAACTTCACCATGACTTATAGATATCTTGTTAACTCAAACATAAGCCACGTAGCCTCTATTGATGACGAAAGAAAATCAGGCCGTGGTCGCTACAATCCACAAATGTCACCCAACATCACCATTCAAGATTGGCGTAAAGGGTCTCAATGGTTTGAAGTTAATCGCGAGCTTGCTCTTGGTATTGTTGCCGATCAAAACTACTATGGTCTTTTCAAAGAATATTGTCATCGGCCGTGTTACAACGATGAACATTATTTACCAACCATGGTGAACATTTTATATGGAGGGTTAAACTCAAACCGAAGTATTACACATGTTGATTGGTCGATAGTGGCCCCACATCCACGAAAATATGCAGGTAGTGAGATCACAAAAGAGTTGTTGAACTCGATTCGATTTGGTTCTACTGGATGTCTTTATAATGATAACACGACACCTATGTGTGTGTTATTTGCAAGGAAGTTTTCACCGGGTACTTTGAATCCGTTGTTAACGTTTGCTCCTTTGTTGTTTGGTACTAGTAATTAAAACCGATTTGCAAGTGTAATGGGCATAAATTCTTATGtgatataggggaaggttcatttaagAAGAAATTTAATTTAAGAAGAAAGAGCATATTAGTATATCACtattttttctctctttaattaattagtcaactaatcattaattatcctacatataatctacaaaacctacacatatcaaaattttccaaCATATatcctacacattatagaattttatcctacacagtcgaaatttatcctacacaacttgtaatttatcctacacaactagtaatttattctacactttaaattaagttgtttttttaatttagaaaaagtatatattttgaaaagtagttacaaatttaatttagttagttattaaagaggaagaatacaaattaatgatttatgtaagtttaccaatatacccttatattaaaattaaatgcaaatattgaataaagtaaaatgaagcattcttattggttgaaacttcttcttttttcttcttacaaaaaaattcttctcatttgaaccctccacatGTGATATATgtctattattattatatataaatatatatatatatatatatatatatatatatatatatatatatattatacatatgATTTACAAATCTTAATGAATGGTAAACAGAAAAATacatttataattattttttaacttaaaactcattatttttataattaactttgatcataatttgttattcTCTTATAACTTTTAGAGTTAAActccattttagtccctgtggtttggactattttgccagtttagtccaaggGTTTCATTTTTTtctatgggtccaaaaaggttttatcgttgccattttagtccactgggttaacttcatccattttttttgttaacgagaagggcaattcggtcattttatgtGTAactctgttaactagaaggacaattcggccttctaaaatcaccaaattgcccttctcgttaagataaataatggatgaagttaacctaatggactaaaatggtaacggtgaaacctttttagatccacaaacaaaaaatgaaacctttggactaaactggcaaaatgtcCCAAACCACAGAAACTAAAAGGCATTTAACTCTAACTTTTATTATACGATGTTCTAAAAAAGTCGAGTATATTGTTACAACATGactatttttatttataatataagGTTTAGCGaataaactgtcattttggtccctgaggtttggtcactcatgccactttagtccaaatttgaaacattttgcatctgggtatctgtggtttcatttttttttcccattttggtccaaaaatgaaatcagctcatatttctcaaattaaatcgtggtattttgtcattttcctcaggggtaaaatggtcattattattttattataacacgttattaattaaaattataaaattaattaatcTCTTTGACCTTATAAAAGAAGCATTTACTTATCATCCCCCAAACCCAAACCCTAATTCATCCTCTTCTCCAACCCCCATTCTCCTACAACCATCATCTTCTCCAAACCCCATTCTCGTGCAAGTAAAGATCGACAATGGTGGTATGCACATATGGAGCCCCAACCCAACTCAGAACAAAAGCAACAGAATTCcacccaacaacaacaacaaatcttTGACTCAAAAGCAACAAAGACACAATCAGAACGATAGATCAAACGAAATGTACTGtgaaaattgattttgaagtttgaaCAACTTTCAACATGTTTATAAGTAATCGTTTTTATTGGTTTAAATTAGCCACCTCTATATACATATACACTCAACTATCTGACCACTAACTTTTCATGAAAACAAATACACATGATGAATGATAACGGTTACCTGCATCCATGCACATTTAAGCAGGGGCGGATCTACAGCCAGCTCGGGGGTTTCTGGGAACCCGTTCGGTTCAAACTTTATAGTGTTAAAGTATATAAGAAATTCTGGAGGAACCCTTTAAAATTTTGTGAGGGAACCTTGTAAACAAATATGAAGATGGTGAACTGGTAAGTGTCCGTTCTTATTAAACATAAGGTCTAGTGTTCGAGTCTGGTTAAGTCTCCTTTTTTGCCTGCAGGAGTCAGATGAAACATGAAGAAAATATCACAAAACCATGGTTACATTCAAGAACACCATCATCTACTTACTTTTCATGATCGTTCTCTGAATGTttgttgaaaaaataaaaaattggatTAGTATGTAAAAAACAAGACAAAATCTCTAGAATAAAAAGATTTAAAGATTCAATTTATAATTGTGAATACAAAGATTTTTACATGTTCATGGAGTGAATAGGTCAGGTTGATTATAATTATGTAATATCTCTAACGAGTCAATTTGGTTAACTTAAAGGGGTTTAAATGTATGGGTCAAATGATGTAATGCAAAGCAGGAATTTGGTTGTTGTCGATTTATTTGTTACGATACTGACACTCGCATAGCAATCCAAAAAAGAAAGTCGATTTGGTTGGTAATTTATAATATGTAAATTCATGGAACATTAAACACATAAACTTAGTAGAAAAATGGACCTGCTTTTCACCCTTTATATTCATGCCTAAAATTAACAGGGAATGCTTTATGTCACTTTGACACTCTCAGTAGCCAATATCTTTGCTCTCTAGCTTTATCACCGTCTTTGAGCAATTTCATCTTACATTTGATTCTTCTAGCTGCGAGTCGTGGTCGTCTATGTTGCTAGTCATGGGAACCACCATTTAGATCCTCTCTCACCACAATTAGCCAACATTTAAGAACTTTTAGGATGGTGACTTTGACTTGCCAGCTTTTGGGGAATCTCACTAGTTATGTCAACAAGTAGATTTAACTATAAAAGTTGTAGTGTCTAATGTCTAACCGCGGATCCTCTTGGTAGCATCTTTAAGACTTCTGCGAAAATGTTGCTGGAGAACTTGCAAACTAATCTTTCTCTCTGTTCTGGCCCGACCCTTTTCGGTTGACTGTTTGGTGCCCCATGTTTTGACTTGGATCCCCATCCAAGATAAGTATGCTTTTCACGATCAGAGAATGCGAGTCCATGATAGAATTGGTTTATGGCATTAAACTCATCTTCCAGTTCTTCCTTATGACACCCCATGGTCAAAACAACGTTTTCGCCCTGCGTTGGGCTTCTAGCATATCGGAAATCCAAGATTCATTGCAGGTCTTTGAATGACGATGTTacgtgtttttaaatttatcatgACAACGTTTTTTTAATTATTGTATCGTATTTTTATTATGTAATGAACTTGACCCGACCCGAACTGTTGAATCGACCCTATTTTTTTATGTTCCGGCATATGATACTCGAACACTTAAAAAAGTGAACCCCTTGGCAAAAAttcctagatccgccactacATTTAAGGAGCATTGAAAGCTGCCTCCAGTAACCAATGATTCCTTTGGCTGCAGATTTTCTTCTTAATTTCTTATTTTCCTCAAGACCACATTTTAGTGATTGTTGTTGCATAAAACGTTGACGAAATTTGTTTAGAAAATGATTCCACAAGGCTATCGATCCATTTCCGAGAAGAGTCAACACTATCGGATGAACTATAgtcaaccgatatcaaatcaacAAGAAACTCAGTGGGGCAGAGCCCTCCATCTCTTTTGGATTAGGGTTTAATTTGGGGAAGAAGATGAGCTTGTCTGCTTTTATACGATCAAAGAttgaattttattattttaattaaaaatttgttataataaaacttgtaatgactaaaatgcccttcaCTAAACTCAGGAAAAGGACAAAAGACcaggttttttttttcagaaatctgagtTGACTTtgcttttggaccaaaatggcaacaaaattgaaatcaCAGAGACCTAGactcaaaaggtttgagttttgaactaaagtgacaaaagtgaccaaaccttagggaccaaaatggcagttta
The sequence above is drawn from the Helianthus annuus cultivar XRQ/B chromosome 12, HanXRQr2.0-SUNRISE, whole genome shotgun sequence genome and encodes:
- the LOC110895384 gene encoding glycosyltransferase BC10 is translated as MGSRQTRIAFPIKCLNLFHSKNSLFHLFIFLICLPIGFVCALYLQNFSAAVQISIFSVFHSISLPPPPPPPLAHANTLSSFPSPPPLLSESISSATPPSLLPPRVSITDKIPMMHNMSDEDLIKSAIESSRMNTTNTSPYKVAFMFLTPGRLPLAPLWELFFKGHEGLYSIYVHPHPSYNDTIPQDSVFYGTRITSQPVYWGDISMIDAERRLLANALLDPSNQRFVLLSDSCIPLFNFTMTYRYLVNSNISHVASIDDERKSGRGRYNPQMSPNITIQDWRKGSQWFEVNRELALGIVADQNYYGLFKEYCHRPCYNDEHYLPTMVNILYGGLNSNRSITHVDWSIVAPHPRKYAGSEITKELLNSIRFGSTGCLYNDNTTPMCVLFARKFSPGTLNPLLTFAPLLFGTSN